The following proteins are encoded in a genomic region of Colletotrichum higginsianum IMI 349063 chromosome 9, whole genome shotgun sequence:
- a CDS encoding Benzoate 4-monooxygenase cytochrome p450, with protein MMPNLQSSSAKDAASESLAPTADNAMSNDDAVLGQPEITFPRDNELRGQCSFDCLGLDTFMDFAPDQPEPDSLSGSAAHGTWLEMISDSGIINPCSPTGTSGQVWPPISTTAAPLIRDTEESWIIAGTPNSGDHVSSDFQWASPWLTGRPTDLTDQHGPDTRHTLPRRRSRYRYLQSGRQAVPIPMSASSPTEGLDPMQRWRQSPPQDEPASLAAIRDALTETRHRTEGHGNGASPTYAHTNSGTSLESGGSSSSVPSAGSAWSAISGASRGRHSSLDRGRRGRIAKKRPSASQKNAKDPRPFKCTFCCDSFKTKYDWARHEKSRHLNLESWICAPRGGSILSPATGQFHCVYCNALNPSDEHLDSHNHSACHDRPIGARSFGRKDHLVQHLKVMHKLSEMPQFEDWKAETMDISSRCGFCDRVLLTWNERSGHLADHFRKGMSMKEWKGEHGFSPSVAQHVAHALPPYLIASESLSVVPFSATSQTTRDHFDQISSRSRGAWKSKAEAAKDGDGQDAAALQSEVIISSRAATSKAFTEILEQHLKHFVREHLSHGLDPSDEMLRQESRRVIYDCDDEWNQTVADNSEWLARFRRQHGFVPVGNDGRDNAGKDT; from the coding sequence ATGATGCCGAACCTGCAAAGCTCGTCGGCGAAAGACGCTGCCAGCGAGTCGCTCGCACCAACTGCCGACAACGCCATGAGCAATGACGACGCCGTGCTGGGGCAGCCAGAGATTACATTTCCTAGGGACAATGAGCTCAGAGGCCAATGCAGTTTTGACTGTTTGGGACTAGACACTTTTATGGACTTTGCACCTGACCAACCTGAGCCGGACAGTCTGTCAGGGTCGGCAGCTCACGGTACGTGGCTGGAAATGATTTCCGACTCCGGCATCATCAACCCCTGTTCTCCGACCGGAACCTCCGGTCAAGTCTGGCCTCCAATCTCGACAACGGCAGCCCCGTTGATACGCGACACAGAGGAATCCTGGATTATTGCCGGAACTCCGAACTCCGGGGACCATGTTTCGAGCGATTTTCAATGGGCCTCGCCGTGGCTGACAGGACGTCCGACCGATCTCACTGATCAGCATGGCCCCGATACCCGGCATACCCTCCCCAGGCGGCGTAGTCGGTATCGATATTTGCAATCCGGTCGTCAAGCTGTACCAATACCTATGTCagcttcctcgccgacggaggGACTAGATCCGATGCAGCGATGGAGGCAATCACCCCCTCAAGATGAGCCGGCCTCCCTTGCGGCCATTCGAGATGCCCTTACAGAAACACGCCACCGTACCGAAGGCCATGGGAATGGTGCTTCGCCGACGTATGCCCACACCAATTCCGGGACAAGCCTGGAAAGCGGTGGGAGCAGCTCGTCTGTGCCGTCGGCAGGCTCTGCCTGGTCTGCGATATCGGGAGCATCACGGGGTCGCCACAGCTCCCTCGatcgcggccgtcgaggacggatTGCAAAGAAACGCCCAAGCGCCAGTCAAAAGAACGCGAAGGATCCGCGGCCATTCAAGTGCACATTTTGCTGCGACAGCTTCAAGACCAAGTACGACTGGGCCCGCCACGAGAAGTCGAGACACCTCAACCTAGAGTCATGGATCTGCGCTCCGCGTGGTGGTTCCATCCTGTCGCCGGCCACAGGGCAATTCCACTGCGTCTATTGCAATGCCTTGAATCCCTCGGACGAGCACCTTGACAGTCACAACCACAGCGCATGCCATGATCGACCGATAGGAGCCCGCTCGTTTGGACGCAAAGATCACCTGGTCCAGCATTTAAAGGTAATGCACAAGTTGAGCGAGATGCCTCAATTCGAAGACTGGAAAGCGGAGACCATGGACATTTCTTCGCGGTGTGGCTTTTGCGATCGCGTGCTCTTGACATGGAACGAGAGATCCGGCCATCTGGCGGATCACTTCCGCAAAGGAATGTCTATGAAGGAGTGGAAAGGGGAACACGGTTTCAGCCCGTCCGTTGCACAGCATGTTGCGCATGCACTACCTCCATACCTCATTGCCTCCGAGTCACTCAGCGTCGTGCCCTTTTCCGCGACAAGCCAAACCACGAGAGACCATTTCGATCAGATCTCATCGCGGAGTCGAGGGGCATGGAagagcaaggccgaggcggccaaggatGGCGATGGACAAGATGCGGCTGCGTTGCAGTCAGAAGTCATTATCAGTTCCAGGGCAGCAACCTCCAAGGCTTTCACCGAGATCCTTGAGCAGCATCTCAAACATTTTGTCCGGGAGCATCTATCTCATGGACTTGATCCAAGCGATGAGATGTTGAGACAAGAATCAAGGCGAGTTATATATGACTGCGATGACGAATGGAACCAAACCGTTGCGGATAATTCCGAATGGCTTGCAAGGTTCCGGCGACAACATGGATTTGTTCCTGTGGGAAACGATGGAAGAGACAACGCTGGTAAGGATACGTAG
- a CDS encoding Cytochrome P450 86A1: MLYSPTTAVLTCTVLLTAYLFACRLRDYARLRHVPGPYWAAWTDFWLIRNQLSGRLNFTLQDLNKQHGFVVRIAPNWVVCGDGAELRRMWAVRSPWKRGHWYRGLRIDPYRDSTISTINDKTHEALRSKLAAGYSGKDVDGVHELINEQVAGLVNLLETKYLSTDTTFKTVDLARKVQFFTLDVISALAFGNKLGYLDSDNDTFRYIETTERTVPAMLAAALMPSLIEIIQSPRLKWLMPDTKNMTGIGHVMKMARDVVQERYGDKPVVKRDMLGSFIAHGLSKEDAEGETLVQIIAGSDTSATAIRSTMLFLITNPHVYARLQAEIDTAIKLGRISSPITDEEARKFDYLQAVIREGLRLWPPATGLLPKVSEQDEVVCGVHIPAGTNVAWAPWTVMRSKETFGEDADLFRPERWLGISEEKYRAMDQQVMMDFASGSRWECLGKNIAMIELNKVYVELLRRFDITLLDPSNPWKSFNAAFFIQSEMHVKVTRRFSTA, from the exons ATGCTGTACTCTCCAACCACGGCAGTCTTGACCTGCACTGTACTCTTGACCGCCTATCTGTTCGCATGCCGACTTCGTGATTATGCACGTCTAAGACACGTTCCTGGGCCCTATTGGGCTGCCTGGACCGATTTCTGGTTGATACGGAATCAATTGAGCGGCAGGCTCAATTTTACCCTGCAAGACCTCAATAAACAGCATG GTTTTGTCGTTCGGATCGCTCCCAATTGGGTCGTctgcggcgatggcgccgagctgCGCCGCATGTGGGCAGTTCGCTCGCCTTGGAAACGAGGACATTGGTATCGCGGCTTACGAATCGACCCTTACCGAGACAGCACCATCTCGACGATAAACGACAAGACTCACGAGGCCCTCAGGTCCAAACTGGCGGCTGGCTATTCGGGGAAGGACGTGGACGGCGTACACGAGCTCATCAATGAGCAGGTTGCTGGACTCGTCAACTTGCTGGAAACCAAGTATCTTTCTACCGACACCACCTTCAAGACAGTCGACCTGGCACGAAAGGTCCAGTTTTTTACCCTCGATGTCATTTCCGCCTTAGCGTTCGGAAACAAGCTTGGCTACTTGGACTCTGACAACGACACGTTCCGCTACATCGAGACCACGGAGAGGACCGTCCCGGccatgttggcggcggcactGATGCCCTCGCTCATCGAGATCATACAATCACCGAGGCTCAAATGGCTCATGCCGGACACCAAGAACATGACAGGCATTGGTCATGTCATGAAGATGGCCCGCGACGTTGTGCAGGAACGCTACGGCGATAAACCCGTCGTCAAGCGTGACATGCTGGGGTCTTTTATCGCTCATGGACTGTCGAAGGAAGACGCTGAAGGCGAGACTCTGGTTCAAATCATTGCAGGATCCGATACTTCTGCAACGGCAATCCGTTCTACAATGCTGTTCTTGATCACCAACCCACACGTTTATGCTCGTCTGCAGGCCGAAATAGACACCGCCATCAAGTTAGGTCGGATATCCTCACCGATtaccgacgaggaggccagGAAGTTCGATTACCTCCAGGCCGTCATCAGAGAGGGTCTGCGACTATGGCCGCCCGCGACCGGTTTGCTGCCCAAGGTGTCGGAGCAAGATGAGGTTGTCTGCGGAGTACATATACCGGCAGGCACCAATGTCGCCTGGGCGCCGTGGACTGTCATGAGAAGCAAAGAGACCTTTGGTGAAGATGCCGACTTGTTCCGCCCAGAACGTTGGCTTGGGATTTCCGAAGAGAAGTACAGGGCGATGGACCAGCAAGTCATGATGGATTTTGCTTCCGGCAGCCGATGGGAGTGTCTCGGCAAGAACATTGCCATGATCGAGCTAAACAAAGTTTACGTTGAG CTGCTGAGAAGATTCGACATTACCTTGCTGGACCCTTCGAATCCTTGGAAGTCCTTCAACGCCGCTTTCTTCATCCAAAGCGAGATGCATGTCAAAGTAACGCGGCGATTTTCTACAGCTTGA
- a CDS encoding TAM domain methyltransferase, with the protein MAEVSHPAGSPQHSPAPAERRGSPESTPAPTSVEENALPPAEPLPTLTSELEPGLQIEVDAADASDVDSALDVPTRDSLTSLRSSLRQYQHENGRTYHAMSAGKYFLPNDESEVDRLDLQHYVMTLTLGGNHCLCPKNRGAKRVLDLGTGTGIWSVEYADAHPEAEVIGVDLSPVQPDLVPPNCSFELDDLEKDWTWSRPFDFIFCRMMTGSFSDNMSIVQKVFDALEPGGYFEAQDMALPLGCDDGTLTVDSDLWKWVLLVMEGMEKFGRPVSAAQQWKQLMEAVGFVDVVETIYKWPTNRWPRDQHYKELGMWSLENMDQALEPATLAPLTRALGWTYEEVIVLVSKARKVMRDPTVHAYWPM; encoded by the exons ATGGCCGAGGTATCCCATCCGGCAGGCTCTCCGCAGCATTCGCCGGCACCAGCCGAGCGCCGCGGTTCGCCCGAGTCtacaccggcgccgacctcaGTGGAAGAGAATGCGTTGCCGCCAGCGGAACCTTTACCCACGCTTACATCTGAGTTGGAGCCTGGGTTGCAGATC GAAGTTGACGCGGCCGATGCATCCGACGTGGATTCTGCACTAGATGTT CCCACTCGGGACTCTCTTACCTCATTACGATCCAGCCTTCGGCAGTATCAACATGAGAACGGACGTACATATCATGCCATGAGTGCAGGAA AATATTTCTTGCCGAATGACGAG TCCGAGGTCGATCGACTAG ACCTTCAACACTATGTCATGACATTGACGTTGGGGGGGAATCATTGTCTCTGTCCCAAGAACAGGGGTGCCAAACGAGTATTGGATCTCGGCACCGGCACAGGCATCTGGTCTGTAGAGTACG CGGATGCCCATCCTGAAGCAGAG GTCATAGGTGTTGATCTCAGTCCCGTGCAACCTGACCT TGTCCCTCCAAACTGCTCTTTTGAG CTCGATGACCTTGAAAAAGATTGGACATGGTCAAGGCCTTTTGATTTCATATTCTGCCGCATGATGACAGGCAGCTTCTCTGACAATATGAGTATCGTGCAGAAGGTATTCGA CGCACTAGAGCCTGGTGGTTATTTTGAGGCACAGGACATGGCACTCCCTCTTGgctgcgacgacggcactCTTACCGTGGATTCGGACCTTTGGAAATGGGTCCTCCTTGTCATGGAAGGTATGGAGAAGTTTGGCCGTCCTGTGAGTGCTGCTCAGCAATGGAAGCAGCTCATGGAAGCCGTTGGCTTCGTGGATGTCGTCGAGACAATTTACAAGTGGCCGACGAACCGCTGGCCTCGAGATCAACACTATAAAGAGCTAGGAATGTGGAGTCTGGAGAACATGGACCAGGCTTTAGAACCGGCGACACTTGCACCCCTCACGAGAGCGCTTGGCTGGACCTACGAGGAGGTCATTGTCTTGGTCAGCAAGGCAAGAAAGGTCATGAGAGATCCTACTGTACATGCGTATTGGCCCATGTAG
- a CDS encoding Amidase gives MINGFLFSRFYNPLSNHENHSLRVSIARLFGETPSTHNWVSSVLFSPPHLLNRLTMPAAAKWEVIASRHRAKQQQAIPQAWTIPDSKLKELSGTGTGHEGRLIALNALGKSALLTEKELDISGNYTARELLDKIHGRDLSSEEVTLAFCKRAAVAQQLTSCLTEIFFHQGIARARQLDQHMIATGRPFGPLHGLPISLKDSFVIEGHHATVGYVEFLKRPPPTANSAMVDLLLDAGAVFFCKTNIPQTLMTADSENNIFGRTLNPHKTSLTAGGSTGGEGALISFRGSVLGIGTDIAGSIRIPSLCCGIYGFKPTADRIPFGGQSNFPFPILRLPGVTPVAGPMANSVGDLTLLMETTLARRPWDYDASSVNTPWRNLDDGVKTLTIGLLPEDPNYPLHPPAAGHNVVHLPSDPSRSASVGGRLGFSYFGMTSSGLDALANTIGEPLVPSVKRNVHPFNDNKPPISPELDTAHQLSEFLRLRSGYADSWRSTWRDNNLDVVVGPGAISTAVPHDTYGAPVYTLMWNVLDYPAGIIPYGVASKDKDFQYQKAITPFDADYDPEASDGAPCAIQVVAPRFRDEECLQAMRIIDRDIRQ, from the exons ATGATAAACggctttctcttctctcggTTCTATAACCCCCTTTCCAATCATGAAAATCACTCTCTGCGCGTTTCTATAGCTAGGTTATTTGGAGAAACACCGTCGACACACAACTGGGTCTCCTCTGTTTTGTTTTCGCCTCCCCACTTACTTAACCGCTTGACGATGCCTGCTGCCGCTAAATGGGAGGTGATCGCCTCTCGTCATCGAGCCAAACAGCAGCAAGCCATTCCGCAAGCTTGGACCATTCCTGATTCGAAACTGAAGGAATTGAGCGGCACTGGAACAGGCCATGAAGGTCGATTGATTGCGCTGAACGCACTCGGAAAATCCGCCCTGTTAACGGAAAAGGAGCTCGACATATCAGGGAACTACACTGCGAGAGAGTTACTTGACAAAATCCACGGGAGAGATTTATCGTCCGAAGAAGTGACTTTGGCGTTTTGCAAACGTGCCGCTGTCGCCCAACAACTT ACCTCCTGTCTTACCGAGATCTTTTTCCATCAAGGCATTGCGAGAGCTCGGCAGCTCGACCAGCATATGATAGCAACTGGCAGGCCATTCGGGCCTCTCCACGGGCTGCCCATTAGCCTCAAG GACTCGTTTGTAATCGAAGGTCACCATGCCACGGTCGGGTATGTTGAATTTCTCAAACGACCGCCGCCCACGGCCAACTCGGCCATGGTGGACCTCTTGCTAGATGCTGGGGCTGTCTTCTTTTGCAAGACTAATATCCCTCAGACATTGATG ACGGCTGATTCGGAGAATAACATCTTCGGGAGGACACTCAACCCGCACAAGACGTCTTTGACTGCTGGTGGTTCGACAGGGGGCGAGGGAGCCCTCATTTCATTTCGGGGCTCGGTGTTGGGCATCGGCACTGATATCGCAGGTTCCATCAGAATACCATCTCTTTGCTGCGGAATCTATGGCTTCAAGCCGACCGCAGACCGTATACCGTTCGGCGGTCAATCAAACTTTCCCTTCCCTATCCTCCGTCTCCCTGGGGTGACGCCAGTCGCGGGGCCCATGGCAAATTCAGTTGGCGACCTCACTTTGCTCATGGAAACGACTCTCGCCCGACGCCCATGGGATTACGACGCATCCTCAGTCAACACACCATGGAGAAatctggacgacggcgtcaagACTCTGACGATTGGCCTTCTTCCTGAAGACCCGAATTACCCACTGCATCCCCCC GCTGCCGGGCACAACGTGGTTCATCTGCCATCAGACCCTTCTCGAAGTGCTAGCGTGGGAGGCAGACTAGGCTTCTCTTACTTTGGAATGACTTCCTCTGGTCTGGATGCCTTGGCGAACACAATTGGCGAACCACTCGTGCCTTCAGTCAAGAGAAACGTTCATCCATTCAATGATAACAAGCCCCCTATCTCTCCAGAGCTGGACACCGCACACCAGCTGAGCGAGTTCCTCCGTCTTCGTTCTGGGTACGCCGACAGCTGGCGATCGACTTGGCGTGACAATAATCTGGATGTGGTCGTCGGTCCTGGGGCCATCAGCACCGCCGTACCCCACGATACCTACGGTGCTCCCGTCTACACCCTGATGTGGAACGTGCTAGAC TATCCGGCTGGAATTATACCTTATGGCGTTGCTTCGAAGGACAAAGACTTTCAGTATCAAAAAGCAATCACCCCATTTGATGCAGACT ATGACCCCGAGGCGAGCGATGGAGCCCCGTGTGCAATCCAAGTAGTAGCTCCTCGATTCCGGGACGAGGAGTGCTTACAAGCAATGAGAATAATCGACAGGGACATCAGACAGTAG
- a CDS encoding Methyltransferase, translating into MRPSAHPLPPSSSLPPLRTLEQLSEADITSALQSLSAIYCSLPVSVAFQLTPESRRLAHHNKPLVDSGYVSETDDDHEEIDGVDHHIAALKVDAFERSFAERWLTGFIARAESLPCFESEEACQQALDQASCVLAAFFAVPETGADQDDKDQDYAREFAFELMVPDADTAKASVPITVRLNDRLAGTNSADPDDVGLQSWGASILMSEIMCASPARFGLSQPALGLSPRIVELGAGTGLVSLMLGNMLPHLGAPLPTIVATDYHPSVLNNLRSNIALNFPVPDTNHVQTAALDWSAPVLQAPLDIPADILVATDVIYAPEHAIWLRNCASCLLAPNGVFWLLVTVRQNGRFNGVSDSVEAAFTAVDGPKGKDGKRLVIVHSEELQKRTGVGRGDESGYKLLDIRWA; encoded by the coding sequence ATGAGACCATCAGCGCAcccgttgccgccgtcgagcagccTGCCGCCCTTGCGGACCCTCGAGCAGCTCTCCGAAGCCGACATCACTTCGGCCCTGCAGAGTCTCTCAGCAATTTACTGCTCGCTACCGGTCTCCGTCGCCTTCCAGCTCACACCCGAGTCTCGGAGGCTCGCTCACCATAACAAACCGCTTGTCGACTCGGGTTATGTGTCGGAGACAGACGACGACCACGAAGAGAtcgatggcgtcgaccaccACATCGCCGCGCTTAAAGTTGACGCTTTCGAGCGCAGCTTCGCCGAGCGCTGGCTGACCGGGTTCATCGCCCGGGCCGAGAGCCTTCCATGTTTTGAGTCTGAAGAGGCTTGTCAGCAAGCCCTCGACCAGGCTTCGTGTGTGCTCGCAGCCTTTTTCGCCGTCCCCGAGACTGGTGCCGACCAAGACGACAAGGACCAAGACTATGCCCGCGAGTTCGCCTTCGAGCTCATGGTACCAGACGCTGACACAGCGAAAGCAAGCGTCCCGATCACAGTACGACTTAACGACAGGTTGGCCGGCACGAACTCGGCCGAtccggacgacgtcggccttcAAAGCTGGGGCGCCTCGATTCTGATGTCGGAAATCATGTGCGCTTCACCTGCCCGCTTCGGGCTATCGCAGCCCGCACTCGGTCTATCGCCGCGCATCGTTGAACTTGGGGCAGGCACGGGACTTGTCAGCCTGATGCTTGGGAATATGTTGCCTCATCTTGGAGCCCCTCTTCCAACTATTGTCGCCACAGACTATCACCCGTCAGTGCTTAACAACCTGAGGTCCAATATCGCGCTCAATTTCCCGGTACCGGATACGAATCATGTGCAGACAGCAGCTCTCGACTGGTCCGCGCCCGTTCTGCAAGCGCCTTTGGATATCCCAGCCGACATTCTTGTTGCGACCGACGTTATCTATGCCCCCGAGCATGCGATATGGCTGCGCAACTGCGCATCGTGCCTGCTTGCACCAAACGGCGTCTTCTGGCTTCTCGTTACCGTTCGCCAGAATGGCCGTTTCAATGGGGTCAGCGACAGCGTAGAGGCCGCGTTCACAGCAGTCGATGGCCCCAAAGGGAAAGACGGGAAGAGGCTCGTGATTGTACATTCAGAAGAACTGCAAAAGCGTACCGGTGTCGGACGTGGCGATGAGAGCGGGTACAAGCTTCTCGACATCCGGTGGGCGTGA
- a CDS encoding C6 finger domain-containing protein — translation MGRSRGGCSNCKRRKRKCDETRPDCRACQRRGIQCEGYSTALKWTNGIASRGRFAGAATPAAGSSGADPSKSSADLPIVEHSQPCHSSSSTSSSTKNVMLYGSVPNPDRPRSQPDVSSLAFSPAGGTSDPEQQLFQRFLSTGIHRLYTTESQSWVKAHFVAMAQKSQAFITVCEALQAYLEDGFSVPSMERVDHALQTFRSELETRQNSFDASTVSAGLLLCSLCLLQARPWTMYLQLMAGLYHLETRIESLLPAADHDFTIRHSIEVLSIMDMKPMVLGRMTKSMGVWRCLRKVQDGWKGGRVGGVEVVSGLPRSLLDILADIGDDDASDVETRLWAWPGEVGVHAQCILWDCWRYTAVLHVRRLERNKRKTNTAMDTDQQEVDLAVAAPFPSREVVLCRLAASVYALNRALKLPENDKLLVLNGLMYPLVIGSLEVPLLATHSDWKKIFADVRESFLNKDSFHLIKVVDEVLNEAWREGTDTFDIEAAARMRGVEIAVF, via the exons ATGGGTCGTTCCCGGGGCGGATGTTCCAACTGCAAGCGACGGAAAAGGAAATGTGACGAAACGCGTCCAGACTGCCGGGCTTGCCAGAGAAGAGGCATCCAGTGCGAGGGCTACAGCACCGCACTCAAATGGACCAACGGAATAGCCTCGAGGGGCAGGTTCGCCGGAGCAGCAACCCCTGCTGCCGGGAGTTCAGGCGCAGACCCGTCAAAATCCTCAGCCGATCTGCCGATCGTCGAACACTCACAACCCTGCCACAGCTCGTCCTCCACGTCTTCTAGTACCAAAAATGTTATGCTATACGGCTCCGTCCCAAACCCCGACAGGCCGAGATCACAACCAGATGTATCTTCCTTAGCATTCTCACCTGCTGGTGGCACCAGTGATCCGGAACAGCAGCTATTCCAAAGGT TTCTCTCCACTGGAATCCATCGCTTGTACACCACCGAGAGCCAAAGTTGGGTGAAAGCCCATTTTGTGGCCATGGCACAGAAGAGCCAAGCCTTCATTACCGTCTGCGAAGCTCTCCAAGCATATCTAGAGGACGGGTTCTCAGTACCATCGATGGAGCGCGTCGACCACGCACTCCAGACATTCCGATCGGAATTAGAAACCCGACAAAACTCTTTCGATGCATCTACCGTATCAGCTGGTCTGCTTCTGTGTAGTCTTTGT CTACTCCAGGCCCGACCTTGGACAATGTATCTCCAGCTCATGGCTGGTCTTTACCATTTAGAGACGAGAATCGAAAGTCTGTTGCCTGCAGCCGACCATGACTTCACCATCCGGCATTCCATCGAGGTTTTGTCCATTATGGACATGAAGCCCATGGTTCTGGGACGAATGACCAAGAGCATGGGCGTTTGGCGTTGCCTTCGCAAAGTACAAGATGGATGGAAGGGGGGACgagttggcggcgtcgaggttgtcTCGGGGTTGCCGAGGAGTCTCCTCGACATTCTTGCTGACATTGGGGATGATGACGCAAGTGACGTCGAGACTCGGCTATGGGCCTGGCCCGGAGAAGTTGGTGTGCATGCACAATGCATTCTTTGGGACTGTTGGAGGTACACAGCAGTCTTGCATGTGAGAAGACTTGAGAGAAACAAACGAAAGACGAACACAGCCATGGACACAGATCAACAGGAGGTTGATCTTGCCGTTGCGGCACCGTTCCCTTCAAGAGAGGTCGTTCTATGCCGCCTAGCGGCATCAGTCTACGCGTTGAATCGGGCACTCAAATTGCCCGAAAACGACAAACTTCTGGTTCTGAACGGGCTCATGTACCCGTTGGTGATTGGCAGCCTAGAGGTTCCCCTCCTGGCTACACACTCAGACTGGAAGAAGATATTTGCCGACGTTCGGGAATCGTTCTTGAACAAGGACTCTTTTCACCTCATAAAGGTTGTTGACGAGGTTTTGAACGAGGcatggagggaggggacTGACACTTTTGATATagaagcagcagctcgaATGCGAGGTGTTGAGATTGCAGTCTTTTGA
- a CDS encoding Alpha-tubulin suppressor and related rcc1 domain-containing protein — protein sequence MHLFYSYFFLLTFLPFCLGFRVESQNPRLQHDKRKITGNYVIDQQANSPFGCSERQITALERAITEARYLAGKASAVLDKPGSELSQAYLLWFGKENSNPATRDAIRKNNFDAVRQMKWPGPNNRVAQWYNNNLSPTGLTFTCAAEDDKSCSSGTVAGVYEDGHEHQDHKWDGNVILLCKGFFLKKSHKTMIKQWRKSKEEASLSAGFALLHEVQHISAIVGKERRCIDVENLAPASTDVSKLCYHAHCCANIPDAMKIRNAQNMAFFALEVTANPTTGEPSKERRQR from the exons ATGCATTTGTTTTATTCGTATTTCTTTCTCTTGACTTTTTTGCCCTTTTGCTTAGGTTTTAGGGTCGAAAGCCAAAACCCTCGTCTTCAACATGACAAACGAAAAATCACTGGCAACTACGTCATCGACCAACAAGCGAACAGCCCTTTTGGCTGTAGCGAGCGTCAGATCACTGCTTTGGAAAGAGCTATAACTGAGGCTCGATATTTAGCCGGGAAAGCTTCAGCTGTACTTGACAAGCCTGGTTCTGAGCTTTCCCAGGCATACCTTCTGTGGTTTGGCA AGGAAAATTCCAATCCTGCAACTAGAGATGCGATACGGAAAAATAACTTCGATGCGGTTCGGCAGATGAAATGGCCGGGCCCAAACAACCGAGTCGCTCAATGGTATAACAACAATCTCAGTCCAACGGGGCTCACATTTACGTGCGCTGCTGAGGATGATAAATCTTGTTCCAGTGGTACCGTTGCTGGAGTTTATGAGGACGGACATGAGCACCAAGATCACAAATGGGACGGAAATGTAATCCTTCTATGCAAAGGTTTTTTTTTGAAGAAGTCTCACAAAACTATGATTAAACAGTGGCGGAAGTCTAAGGAGGAAGCCAGTCTCTCTGCGGGTTTTGCCCTGTTACACGAAGTGCAACATATTTCTGCTATTGTTGGGAAGGAAAGACGATGCATCGACGTCGAAAATCTGGCTCCAGCCTCAACCGATGTTAGTAAGCTTTGCTACCACGCTCACTG CTGCGCAAACATTCCGGATGCGATGAAGATAAGAAATGCCCAAAACATGGCCTTTTTTGCATTAGAAGTCACGGCAAACCCTACAACAGGCGAACCCTCGaaagagcggcggcagcgttAA